The segment atacaagttgcaccattctacgacaatttcataatacgtaataactttgataattatgcaaactaccttagaagggtaaactcggtcgcgaacgaccccgactcgtctcagaaatcggggaaggagtacagctacagcaatgcacatctggacactactagagcgtgtaggggagacacctcctgcaggtcgatcacccacaaattcagtcacggggctgagtcacgtgagaaaaacctgtttttttttgacgctcggggtcgcgaacgacccaccgtacctatccagggttaaagatttgtattttatgaaatatacaaattacttataaatttttcatattttcattgtaATCTTCTCCAGCTGATTATAGTTTtctattatttcagacttttcatcccaaaggaaggaatcatccacctcttgctgctaaagTTTGTAAGCTACCGAAGGTATATGCAAGAGACGTAAGAcgggaaaagaaagggtcatgttggaagtATATGTTGTACCGTATGATGTCTGAGAATGGGAAGTTTAGTCtaaatttcctctttgaagtctattgaaaataatatttaggGGTGTTTCATTttgtgatagggagaggatgatgaattctgaaccaccttttgaattttcaatgaaaagtgaaattgaagatccaCTTTCACTTGCAGTcaatccagaaaataatgatatgtctggcagtgttgctctctttaatgatggcgctcttttcttggatccaaaaatggaagtcaaagtagagccagaaatatttgattccagcgaaagcaacttgaaaaattcctacgagtacgatgcatcattgagtgaaaacggttcattaAGTTGTAAAGGGGACGTCAACGAggaggaaagtgtagacacttacGTAGGAACAgctgtgaaagaggataaaggaaaagataagggaagactttcatgtgtgatcagtggaagagaattattacaaaaagatattttgaatcaagaggtgaatcaaataaatgagaagcagatgaaaaaaaggatctttggtaatgttgactccaatgctctagctagaaagcaatgcacatgcagtgaatgtgggaaaatGTTTCGTGATAGATATAGTCTCACattacattcaagaattcacacgggagagaagccatacacatGTAATGTCTGTTTCAAAGCATTTTCTACAAAAAAACTTCTCACtggacatttaggaattcatatggaagagaagccatacaaatgtaatgtctgtagcaaaacatttactttaaaatataatctcactacacatttaagaattcacatggaagGGAATCCATACAAATGCAatatctgtagcaaaacatttactacaaaagcACATCTCACTATACatgtaagaattcacacgggagagaagccatacaagtgcgatgtctgtagcaaaacatttaatgcaAAAGGACGTCTCattgaacatttaagaattcacacgggagagaagtcttacaagtgcaatgtctgtagcaaagcatttactacaaAACAACTTCACATTAGACATTTAACAGTTCAcgtgggagagaagccatacaaatgcaatgtctgtagcaaaacatttacttcaaaacaaaatctcactacacatttaagaattcacatggaagggaatccatacaaatgcaatgtctgtagcaaaacattcacTAGATTAGCACATCTCGatgcacatttaagaattca is part of the Palaemon carinicauda isolate YSFRI2023 unplaced genomic scaffold, ASM3689809v2 scaffold16, whole genome shotgun sequence genome and harbors:
- the LOC137635682 gene encoding zinc finger protein 665-like, whose translation is MMNSEPPFEFSMKSEIEDPLSLAVNPENNDMSGSVALFNDGALFLDPKMEVKVEPEIFDSSESNLKNSYEYDASLSENGSLSCKGDVNEEESVDTYVGTAVKEDKGKDKGRLSCVISGRELLQKDILNQEVNQINEKQMKKRIFGNVDSNALARKQCTCSECGKMFRDRYSLTLHSRIHTGEKPYTCNVCFKAFSTKKLLTGHLGIHMEEKPYKCNVCSKTFTLKYNLTTHLRIHMEGNPYKCNICSKTFTTKAHLTIHVRIHTGEKPYKCDVCSKTFNAKGRLIEHLRIHTGEKSYKCNVCSKAFTTKQLHIRHLTVHVGEKPYKCNVCSKTFTSKQNLTTHLRIHMEGNPYKCNVCSKTFTRLAHLDAHLRIHTGERPYKCNVCSKTFTTKAHLTRHLRIHTGEKPYKCNVCSKAFTMNQLLTRHLRIHTGEKPYKCNVCSKAFTMNQLLTKHLRIHTVEKPYKCDVCCKAFTIKQRLIKHLRTHMGEKPYTCDVCSQTFTTKLRLTEHLRIHTGEKPYNCDVCSKAFTLKHHLTGHLRIHTGEKPYKCDICSKTFITKQSLTKHLRIHTGERPYKCNVCSEFFTSKNCFTKHKKSHERSIPMS